Proteins encoded together in one Dasypus novemcinctus isolate mDasNov1 chromosome 9, mDasNov1.1.hap2, whole genome shotgun sequence window:
- the MRPL20 gene encoding large ribosomal subunit protein bL20m codes for MVFLTTRLWLRNRTTDRYWRIQEVLKHARHFRGRKNRCYRLAVRAVVRAFVKCTKARKLKKRNMRTLWINRVTAASQEHGLKYSVLVSNLVKCQVELNRKVLADLAIYEPKTFKSLAALAKRRREEGFAAALGNGKEPEGVFSRVVHYP; via the exons ATGGTCTTCCTCACGACGCGGCTCTGGCTGCGGAACCGCACCACCGACCGCTACTGGCGGATCCAGGAGGTGCTGAAGCACGCCCGG CATTTCCGGGGAAGGAAGAATCGATGCTACAGGTTGGCTGTTAGAGCCGTGGTGCGAGCCTTCGTGAAATGCACAAAAGCGCGAAAACTAAAGAAGAGGAATATGAGGACT cTTTGGATAAATCGGGTGACAGCTGCTTCCCAGGAACATGGCCTGAAGTACTCGGTGCTGGTTAGCAACCTAGTGAAG TGTCAGGTGGAGCTCAACAGGAAAGTACTTGCAGATCTAGCCATTTATGAGCCAAAGACTTTTAAATCTTTGGCTGCTTTGGCCAAAAGGAGGCGTGAGGAAGGATTTGCTGCTGCCTTGGGAAACGGAAAGGAGCCAGAAGGTGTATTTTCCCGCGTGGTACACTACCCCTGA